The following are from one region of the Desulfovibrionales bacterium genome:
- a CDS encoding inositol monophosphatase family protein, whose amino-acid sequence MPGSLLTDTDSFIETAITAARESGRLLKEIFGRKREVYFKGEIDLVTDADLRAEDLIVKTIHARYPEHTIVSEEKQSRAGLSPYKWIIDPLDGTTNYAHGFPWFCVSIALAVHDEPVLGVVYHPFLDQLFRAGKGAGAYLNEEPICVSTTGKLRDSLLATGFPYNIHTEPEPAVFYFKKFLTRSRGIRRAGAAALDLCYVACGCFDGFWETNLKPWDTAAGALLVREAGGLVTDFQSRPFAPAMPEILASNGHIHGQMAAVFQEERAG is encoded by the coding sequence ATGCCAGGGTCTTTATTAACTGATACAGACAGCTTTATAGAAACGGCCATAACCGCAGCCCGGGAAAGTGGCCGGTTACTGAAGGAAATCTTCGGCCGGAAGCGAGAGGTCTATTTTAAAGGGGAGATCGATCTGGTCACTGACGCCGACCTCCGGGCCGAAGATCTCATTGTAAAGACTATTCACGCCAGATACCCGGAGCACACTATTGTCAGTGAAGAAAAGCAGTCCCGGGCGGGCCTGTCACCTTACAAATGGATCATTGATCCCTTGGATGGGACCACTAACTATGCCCATGGGTTCCCATGGTTCTGCGTCTCTATCGCCCTTGCTGTCCATGACGAACCGGTTCTTGGGGTGGTCTATCACCCATTTCTGGACCAGCTTTTCCGGGCCGGGAAGGGCGCGGGGGCTTATTTGAATGAAGAGCCTATTTGCGTATCCACCACCGGCAAGCTCAGGGACAGCCTCCTGGCTACCGGATTTCCTTATAACATACACACTGAACCGGAACCGGCGGTTTTCTACTTCAAGAAATTTCTTACACGCTCCAGGGGCATAAGACGAGCCGGGGCCGCCGCGCTGGATCTGTGTTATGTGGCCTGCGGCTGTTTTGATGGTTTCTGGGAGACCAATCTGAAACCATGGGATACAGCGGCCGGGGCGCTGCTGGTTCGGGAGGCCGGCGGATTGGTAACGGACTTCCAATCCCGGCCCTTTGCCCCGGCCATGCCTGAGATATTGGCCAGCAACGGCCACATACACGGGCAAATGGCCGCTGTCTTTCAGGAAGAAAGGGCGGGCTGA
- a CDS encoding YggT family protein, with translation MFVFGNFLHALAKIIDIVLSLYMWVIIARAVISWVSPDPYNPLVRFLYGVTEPVLYRVRRLLPISLGGIDFSPIIIILIIVFLQSFLVPTLVDVAGQLG, from the coding sequence ATGTTCGTTTTTGGAAATTTTTTGCATGCCTTGGCCAAGATAATCGACATAGTATTATCACTTTATATGTGGGTTATTATCGCCCGGGCAGTCATTTCCTGGGTCAGTCCTGATCCGTACAATCCCCTTGTTCGCTTCCTTTACGGGGTAACCGAACCCGTCCTTTACCGGGTGCGCCGTCTTCTTCCCATCAGCCTTGGCGGCATAGATTTTTCACCAATAATTATCATATTGATCATTGTTTTCCTGCAAAGTTTCCTCGTGCCAACCCTAGTCGATGTAGCCGGACAGCTTGGTTGA
- a CDS encoding DivIVA domain-containing protein produces MRITPMDIQQQEFRVRFRGFDAREVDSFLELVAEELKEALHENSALKDEVKRLREAQANFEEKEKTFQTAFVSAQRVVDEMKSNAERQAKLIVTQAELEARKMVESAHVQAAQVQEEINQLKRQKAQMEYRVKAFIESLSKWLAAEKEVAEEKGADANEAQQAMSAINEIISGVDLEGEDPAK; encoded by the coding sequence ATGCGTATTACACCTATGGACATTCAACAACAGGAGTTCCGAGTCCGTTTCCGCGGTTTTGATGCGCGGGAAGTAGATTCCTTCCTGGAATTGGTAGCGGAAGAACTCAAAGAGGCGCTCCACGAAAATAGCGCCCTTAAGGATGAGGTAAAAAGGCTCAGGGAAGCCCAGGCTAATTTTGAAGAGAAGGAGAAGACTTTTCAAACGGCCTTTGTTTCTGCCCAGCGTGTAGTGGATGAGATGAAATCCAATGCCGAGCGTCAGGCCAAGCTTATAGTAACTCAAGCCGAACTTGAAGCCAGAAAGATGGTGGAAAGCGCCCATGTTCAGGCGGCCCAGGTACAGGAAGAGATCAACCAGTTGAAACGTCAAAAGGCCCAGATGGAGTATCGGGTTAAGGCTTTTATCGAAAGCCTTTCGAAATGGCTGGCCGCAGAGAAAGAAGTAGCGGAAGAAAAGGGGGCCGATGCGAACGAGGCACAGCAGGCTATGAGCGCTATCAACGAAATTATCTCTGGAGTGGATTTAGAGGGTGAAGACCCGGCAAAGTGA
- a CDS encoding DUF167 domain-containing protein, with protein sequence MTLFFQPSTDGVLLRVYVQPKASREGIAGYHGDALKIRLKAPPVEGEANAACIRFLASLFGLPQTNLSIKTGHKSRLKLIEMEGISIEEVKKVIAAQPALSS encoded by the coding sequence GTGACCCTATTTTTCCAACCATCAACTGACGGGGTACTTTTAAGGGTTTACGTACAACCAAAGGCCTCACGCGAGGGTATAGCCGGCTATCACGGCGATGCCCTTAAAATCAGATTAAAAGCGCCTCCGGTAGAAGGAGAGGCTAATGCCGCCTGTATTCGATTTCTTGCCTCTCTGTTTGGCCTGCCTCAAACAAATCTATCCATCAAGACCGGGCATAAATCCCGCTTGAAACTCATAGAGATGGAAGGGATCTCTATTGAGGAAGTGAAAAAAGTAATAGCCGCTCAGCCCGCCCTTTCTTCCTGA
- the cysC gene encoding adenylyl-sulfate kinase, protein MSDWSKGRVKRNERLKLHRHESLLLWFTGLPGAGKTTLAYALDRCLYSRGFHTYALDDDNVGYGLCGGLGSGREDHKESARRVAEAGRLFVDAGIITIAAFTAPYREDRKFARNLFRPGEFVEIYIKCPLAECEKRDGKGYYEKARSGRIKGFTGVDSIYEEPENPELILETDKYDIPTCLEKILNYLEEELII, encoded by the coding sequence ATGTCAGACTGGTCAAAAGGAAGGGTAAAACGCAACGAGCGGTTGAAGCTCCATCGCCATGAAAGCCTGCTTCTCTGGTTCACGGGCCTCCCTGGAGCGGGCAAGACGACTCTGGCCTATGCACTGGATAGGTGCTTATATAGCAGGGGCTTTCACACCTATGCCCTGGATGACGACAATGTCGGCTACGGACTGTGCGGCGGGCTCGGATCAGGCCGGGAGGACCACAAAGAAAGCGCCCGGAGGGTGGCCGAAGCAGGCCGGCTCTTTGTGGATGCCGGGATCATAACCATCGCCGCCTTCACTGCTCCCTATCGCGAAGACCGGAAGTTTGCCCGCAACCTATTCCGGCCCGGTGAATTTGTCGAAATCTATATAAAATGCCCCCTGGCAGAATGCGAAAAAAGGGATGGCAAGGGATATTATGAAAAGGCCCGCTCCGGCCGCATCAAAGGTTTTACTGGTGTGGATTCTATTTACGAGGAACCGGAGAATCCTGAACTGATCCTGGAAACAGATAAGTACGACATCCCGACCTGCCTGGAAAAGATACTAAACTACCTGGAGGAAGAATTGATAATATAA
- a CDS encoding M28 family peptidase: protein MSYDVENLIAQVDIGNLRYYTSSVTGLRHAWKEPEALEERARYVEEAFASFGLAVQSQAVPFHGRTYRNIVGTLQGRKDTDLLLVGAHYDAALGSPGADDNASGVAVLLEAARILSQCNPDNTIQFVAFTLEEPQLPVMTLTFLIGSRHFAQDAGKKGVKYKGVLILESVGYTSEKPRSQSIPALMRIDVPDTGDFLGVVANRRSRNLLDGFCRSAAKWAPELKVVGYKVPFSGRLIPETRFSDHAPFWDQGYPALMLTDTAMFRNPNYHTPYDRLEALDFNFMSGVAKAVVAACCNPA from the coding sequence ATGTCTTATGACGTAGAGAATCTGATAGCCCAGGTAGATATCGGGAATCTAAGGTACTACACCTCGTCCGTAACCGGTCTGCGCCATGCCTGGAAGGAGCCGGAGGCGCTGGAGGAGCGGGCGCGTTATGTGGAGGAGGCCTTTGCGTCTTTTGGACTTGCCGTACAGAGCCAGGCAGTGCCGTTTCACGGCAGGACTTATCGGAACATTGTCGGCACGCTCCAGGGAAGGAAGGATACCGATTTGCTCCTGGTCGGCGCCCACTACGACGCCGCCCTGGGCAGCCCGGGCGCCGATGATAACGCCAGCGGGGTGGCCGTGCTCCTGGAGGCGGCGCGTATTCTGTCTCAATGTAATCCTGATAATACCATACAGTTCGTAGCTTTTACCCTGGAAGAGCCCCAGCTCCCGGTAATGACCCTCACCTTTCTCATCGGGAGCCGTCATTTTGCCCAGGATGCCGGAAAAAAAGGAGTGAAATATAAAGGCGTACTCATCTTAGAGTCTGTCGGCTACACAAGCGAAAAACCCCGGAGCCAGTCCATTCCAGCCTTGATGAGAATCGATGTGCCGGATACGGGAGATTTCCTGGGGGTTGTCGCCAACCGAAGATCGAGAAATCTTTTAGACGGCTTTTGCCGGTCTGCTGCTAAATGGGCGCCGGAACTTAAAGTGGTGGGCTATAAGGTACCTTTTTCAGGCCGCCTGATACCGGAGACCAGGTTCAGCGACCATGCGCCCTTCTGGGATCAGGGGTATCCGGCCCTGATGCTCACCGATACCGCCATGTTCCGCAACCCTAACTATCACACGCCTTATGACAGACTGGAGGCCCTGGACTTCAATTTTATGTCCGGAGTAGCCAAGGCAGTAGTGGCGGCCTGCTGTAATCCGGCCTGA
- a CDS encoding AbrB/MazE/SpoVT family DNA-binding domain-containing protein: MPLVKVKRHYQITIPQGLRRKLNLAVGDYVEVENKDGDIIMKPVKLVHPDQEYFYTKEWQEGEAQADKDMAKGDVVGPFDNIKAAVRALKKTKI, translated from the coding sequence ATGCCGCTGGTTAAGGTCAAAAGACACTATCAGATTACTATTCCACAGGGCCTACGCAGAAAGCTTAATCTTGCTGTTGGAGATTATGTGGAAGTGGAGAATAAGGATGGCGACATAATCATGAAGCCGGTCAAGCTGGTTCATCCTGACCAGGAGTATTTTTACACCAAAGAGTGGCAGGAAGGGGAGGCCCAGGCAGACAAAGACATGGCCAAAGGTGATGTGGTTGGTCCTTTTGATAATATTAAAGCTGCCGTCCGGGCCCTCAAGAAGACTAAAATATGA